A genomic region of Alnus glutinosa chromosome 11, dhAlnGlut1.1, whole genome shotgun sequence contains the following coding sequences:
- the LOC133882113 gene encoding L-type lectin-domain containing receptor kinase IX.1-like → MAFYNFKIKHLQFPKLLILFYLLLMFTSLFSPLRPFTSALSFNFTAFDSDFCNGNSHLTCDRAVIYNQTIQLTSSSDTNAVARATYFRPMHLWDKASGNLTDFTTNFSFVIDSANRTYYGDGLTFFLAPNGSTIPSATYGSALGLTRDGEIFNSTNNPFVAVEFDIYPNIGEREWDPPDGTEHVGIDINSIKSVANVSWLGAKISITEGRINKARINYNSTSHNLSVLFTGLVNNAIVWQSLSYNIDFRNHNLPEMVTFGFSAGIAGLSTMHSIHTWNFSSTLEDIVTKPRKNNRLGLAIGLGVGGSFLVGGFALILFCLWKRKNSYTVEDLAFDRCMDEEFERGTGSKRFSFKELARATNNFNDEEKLGQGGFGGVYKGFLLDSNSFVAVKRVSKQSKQGIKEYASEVKIISRLRHRNLVQLIGWCHERGELLLIYEFMPNGSLDSHLFTEESLLIWETRYKVAQGLALALVYLHEEWEQCVVHRDIKSSNIMLDSNFNAKLGDFGLARLVDHVKGSQTTVLAGTMGYMAPECVTTGNASKESDVYSFGIVALEIACGRKPIKINAPQDQVVLVEWVWKLYGIGKVLDAADPRLNGDFDEQQMERLMIVGLWCAHPDRNLRPSIRETIHVLNFETPLPILPSDMPGPTHLAPAVNRQAMSLSISSAFSTNEGGRNQHSSNSHTNSSLSMSYDVAPPSASLLHTC, encoded by the coding sequence ATGGCTTTCTACAACTTCAAAATCAAACACCTCCAATTTCCAAAGCTCCTAatcctcttttatctcttaTTAATGTTCACCAGTTTGTTCTCACCACTACGCCCATTTACAAGTGCTTTATCCTTCAACTTCACCGCTTTCGATTCTGATTTTTGTAATGGTAACTCCCACCTAACATGTGACAGAGCTGTCATTTACAACCAAACCATCCAACTCACCAGCAGTTCAGACACGAATGCAGTAGCTCGAGCCACGTATTTCCGTCCTATGCACCTGTGGGACAAGGCATCCGGAAACCTCACAGATTTCACCACCAATTTTTCGTTTGTAATTGATTCTGCAAATAGAACATATTATGGAGATGGGCTTACGTTCTTCCTAGCACCTAATGGTTCAACAATTCCTAGTGCCACATATGGTAGCGCTTTGGGTCTCACGAGAGACGGAGAGATATTTAACTCGACGAACAACCCTTTTGTCGCAGTGGAGTTTGACATCTATCCAAACATTGGTGAACGGGAATGGGATCCGCCCGACGGCACCGAACATGTAGGTATTGATATAAACTCCATCAAATCTGTTGCTAATGTCTCATGGTTGGGGGCTAAAATTTCTATTACGGAAGGGAGAATTAATAAAGCTCGGATTAATTATAATTCTACTTCTCATAATTTGAGTGTTCTCTTCACTGGTCTCGTAAACAATGCTATTGTATGGCAATCCCTTTCTTATAATATCGATTTTAGAAATCATAACCTACCCGAAATGGTAACTTTTGGATTCTCAGCCGGAATAGCAGGTTTAAGTACAATGCATAGCATTCACACATGGAATTTTAGTTCAACTTTGGAAGATATTGTAACCAAACCAAGGAAAAACAACAGGTTGGGATTAGCCATTGGGTTGGGTGTTGGCGGGTCTTTTTTAGTTGGTGGGTTTGCTTTAATTCTGTTTTGCTTGTGGAAGAGGAAAAATAGTTATACAGTAGAGGATCTTGCCTTTGACAGGTGCATGGATGAAGAATTTGAAAGGGGAACAGGATCGAAGAGGTTCTCATTTAAAGAATTGGCTCGTGCCACGAATAATTTCAATGATGAAGAGAAGCTGGGTCAGGGTGGATTTGGTGGGGTTTATAAAGGATTTTTACTAGACTCAAACTCCTTCGTTGCTGTTAAGAGGGTGTCAAAACAGTCTAAACAAGGGATAAAAGAGTATGCATCAGAAGTTAAAATCATTAGTCGATTGAGACACAGGAATTTGGTGCAACTCATTGGCTGGTGCCATGAAAGAGGAGAACTCTTACTCATCTATGAGTTCATGCCCAATGGAAGCCTAGATTCACATCTTTTTACAGAAGAAAGCTTATTGATATGGGAAACGAGGTACAAAGTTGCTCAAGGATTGGCGTTAGCGTTAGTTTACTTGCACGAGGAGTGGGAACAATGCGTGGTACACAGGGATATAAAATCGAGCAACATTATGCTTGATTCAAACTTTAATGCTAAGCTTGGAGATTTTGGGCTAGCTAGGCTTGTGGACCATGTGAAAGGGTCACAAACCACTGTTTTGGCAGGCACCATGGGCTACATGGCTCCTGAATGTGTCACAACCGGTAATGCTAGCAAGGAGTCAGATGTCTATAGTTTTGGAATTGTCGCTTTGGAGATTGCTTGTGGAAGAAAACCAATCAAGATCAATGCCCCTCAAGATCAAGTAGTCTTGGTGGAGTGGGTTTGGAAGCTCTATGGAATAGGAAAGGTACTTGATGCAGCTGACCCGAGGCTGAATGGAGATTTTGATGAGCAGCAAATGGAGCGCTTGATGATTGTTGGGCTTTGGTGCGCTCACCCTGATCGAAACCTTAGGCCTTCAATAAGGGAAACAATTCATGTTCTCAATTTTGAGACTCCATTGCCTATTCTCCCATCAGATATGCCGGGGCCAACACATCTTGCTccagcagtgaatagacaagcAATGTCACTTTCTATTTCCAGTGCTTTTAGTACCAATGAGGGAGGACGGAATCAACATTCAAGCAATAGTCACACCAATTCTTCATTGTCTATGTCATACGATGTAGCTCCTCCATCTGCATCGCTTTTGCATACGTGCTAA
- the LOC133882252 gene encoding L-type lectin-domain containing receptor kinase IX.1-like isoform X2, with protein MGSAWRTSLTGGSTAKHSIHTWNFTSNLVGSPSPNPSPNPAPNQRKNNMLGLAVGLGVGGSLLFGGFALILLGLCKRNKSYTEEDLAFDRCMDDEFQRETGPKRFSFKELAHATNNFNDEEKLGQGGFGGVYRGFLRGSNSFVAVKRVSKGSKQGIKEYASEVKIISLLRHRNLVQLIGWCHERGELLLIYEFMPNGSLDSHLFTEESLLIWETRYKVAQGLASALLYLHEEWEQCVVHRDIKSSNIMLDSNFNAKLGDFGLARLVDHVKGSQTTVLAGTMGYMAPECVTTGNASKESDVYSFGIVALEIACGRKPIKTIAPQDQVVLVEWVWQLYGIGKVIEAADPRLDGDFDEQQMERLMIVGLWCAHPDRNLRPSIRETIHVLNFETTLPILPLTMPGPTHPALPVNRHAMSLSIPNVSTNYVEGR; from the exons ATGGGATCCGCCTGGCGTACAT CCTTAACAGGAGGTTCTACTGCAAAGCATAGCATTCACACATGGAATTTTACTTCAAATTTGGTAGGCAGTCCGAGTCCCAATCCAAGTCCGAATCCGGCCCCcaatcaaaggaaaaacaacatGTTAGGATTAGCGGTGGGTTTGGGTGTTGGTGGATCTCTTTTGTTTGGTGGGTTTGCTTTAATTCTATTGGGCTTGTGTAAGAGGAATAAAAGTTATACAGAAGAGGATCTTGCCTTTGACAGGTGCATGGATGATGAATTTCAAAGGGAAACAGGACCAAAGAGGTTCTCATTTAAAGAATTGGCTCATGCCACCAATAATTTCAATGATGAAGAGAAGCTGGGTCAGGGTGGATTTGGTGGGGTTTATAGAGGATTTTTAAGGGGCTCAAACTCCTTCGTTGCTGTTAAGAGGGTGTCAAAAGGGTCAAAACAGGGGATAAAGGAGTATGCATCAGAAGTAAAAATCATAAGTCTATTGAGACATAGGAATTTGGTGCAACTGATTGGCTGGTGCCATGAAAGAGGAGAACTCTTACTCATCTATGAGTTCATGCCCAATGGAAGCTTAGATTCACATCTTTTTACAGAAGAAAGCTTATTGATATGGGAAACAAGGTACAAAGTTGCTCAAGGATTGGCGTCAGCGTTGCTTTACTTGCACGAGGAATGGGAACAATGCGTGGTGCACAGGGATATAAAATCGAGCAACATTATGCTTGATTCAAACTTTAATGCTAAGCTTGGAGATTTTGGGCTAGCTAGGCTTGTGGACCATGTGAAGGGGTCACAAACCACTGTTTTGGCAGGCACCATGGGCTACATGGCTCCTGAATGTGTCACAACCGGTAATGCTAGCAAGGAGTCAGATGTCTATAGTTTTGGAATTGTCGCTTTAGAGATTGCTTGCGGAAGAAAACCAATCAAGACCATTGCCCCTCAAGATCAAGTAGTCTTGGTGGAGTGGGTTTGGCAGCTCTATGGAATAGGAAAGGTAATTGAAGCAGCTGACCCAAGGCTGGATGGAGATTTTGATGAGCAGCAAATGGAGCGTTTGATGATTGTTGGGCTTTGGTGCGCTCACCCTGATCGAAACCTTAGGCCTTCAATAAGGGAAACAATTCATGTTCTCAATTTTGAGACTACATTGCCTATTCTCCCATTAACTATGCCGGGGCCAACACATCCTGCTCTACCAGTGAATAGACATGCAATGTCACTCTCTATTCCTAATGTTTCTACTAACTATGTGGAAGGACGGTAG
- the LOC133882252 gene encoding L-type lectin-domain containing receptor kinase IX.1-like isoform X1, protein MAFYNFKIKHLQFPKLLILFYLLLMFASLFSPLRPFTSALSFNFPRFDSDFCKRGSPLICDTAFISNQAIQLTSSVMDAIAQATYFRPMHMWDKASGNLTDFTTNFSFVIDSQNSASYGDGLAFFLAPYGRYMGLTRYNETLNSTNNPFVAVEFDIFSNVDRITKLWDPPGVHVGIDINSMKSVANVSWSGGNISIMEGRVNEARITYNSSSHNLSVLFTGLRNNAIVWQSLSYNIDLRNHLSELVTFGFSALTGGSTAKHSIHTWNFTSNLVGSPSPNPSPNPAPNQRKNNMLGLAVGLGVGGSLLFGGFALILLGLCKRNKSYTEEDLAFDRCMDDEFQRETGPKRFSFKELAHATNNFNDEEKLGQGGFGGVYRGFLRGSNSFVAVKRVSKGSKQGIKEYASEVKIISLLRHRNLVQLIGWCHERGELLLIYEFMPNGSLDSHLFTEESLLIWETRYKVAQGLASALLYLHEEWEQCVVHRDIKSSNIMLDSNFNAKLGDFGLARLVDHVKGSQTTVLAGTMGYMAPECVTTGNASKESDVYSFGIVALEIACGRKPIKTIAPQDQVVLVEWVWQLYGIGKVIEAADPRLDGDFDEQQMERLMIVGLWCAHPDRNLRPSIRETIHVLNFETTLPILPLTMPGPTHPALPVNRHAMSLSIPNVSTNYVEGR, encoded by the coding sequence ATGGCTTTCTACAACTTCAAAATCAAACACCTCCAATTTCCAAAGCTCCTAatcctcttttatctcttaTTAATGTTCGCCAGTTTGTTCTCACCACTACGCCCATTTACAAGTGCTTTATCCTTCAACTTCCCAAGATTCGATTCTGATTTTTGTAAGCGTGGCTCCCCTCTAATATGTGACACAGCTTTTATTTCCAACCAAGCCATCCAACTTACCAGTTCAGTCATGGATGCAATAGCTCAAGCCACGTATTTCCGTCCTATGCACATGTGGGACAAGGCATCCGGAAACCTCACAGATTTCACTACCAATTTTTCGTTTGTAATTGATTCTCAAAATAGTGCTAGTTATGGAGATGGGCTTGCGTTCTTCCTAGCCCCATATGGTCGCTATATGGGTCTCACCAGATATAACGAGACATTAAACTCAACAAACAACCCTTTTGTCGCGGTGGAGTTTGACATCTTTTCAAACGTTGACAGAATTACAAAGCTATGGGATCCGCCTGGCGTACATGTAGGTATTGATATAAACTCCATGAAATCTGTTGCTAATGTCTCATGGTCGGGGGGTAATATTTCTATTATGGAAGGGAGAGTTAACGAAGCTCGGATTACTTATAATTCTAGTTCTCATAATTTGAGCGTTCTCTTCACTGGTCTCAGAAACAATGCTATTGTATGGCAGTCCCTTTCTTATAATATTGATTTGAGAAATCACCTATCTGAATTGGTAACTTTTGGATTCTCAGCCTTAACAGGAGGTTCTACTGCAAAGCATAGCATTCACACATGGAATTTTACTTCAAATTTGGTAGGCAGTCCGAGTCCCAATCCAAGTCCGAATCCGGCCCCcaatcaaaggaaaaacaacatGTTAGGATTAGCGGTGGGTTTGGGTGTTGGTGGATCTCTTTTGTTTGGTGGGTTTGCTTTAATTCTATTGGGCTTGTGTAAGAGGAATAAAAGTTATACAGAAGAGGATCTTGCCTTTGACAGGTGCATGGATGATGAATTTCAAAGGGAAACAGGACCAAAGAGGTTCTCATTTAAAGAATTGGCTCATGCCACCAATAATTTCAATGATGAAGAGAAGCTGGGTCAGGGTGGATTTGGTGGGGTTTATAGAGGATTTTTAAGGGGCTCAAACTCCTTCGTTGCTGTTAAGAGGGTGTCAAAAGGGTCAAAACAGGGGATAAAGGAGTATGCATCAGAAGTAAAAATCATAAGTCTATTGAGACATAGGAATTTGGTGCAACTGATTGGCTGGTGCCATGAAAGAGGAGAACTCTTACTCATCTATGAGTTCATGCCCAATGGAAGCTTAGATTCACATCTTTTTACAGAAGAAAGCTTATTGATATGGGAAACAAGGTACAAAGTTGCTCAAGGATTGGCGTCAGCGTTGCTTTACTTGCACGAGGAATGGGAACAATGCGTGGTGCACAGGGATATAAAATCGAGCAACATTATGCTTGATTCAAACTTTAATGCTAAGCTTGGAGATTTTGGGCTAGCTAGGCTTGTGGACCATGTGAAGGGGTCACAAACCACTGTTTTGGCAGGCACCATGGGCTACATGGCTCCTGAATGTGTCACAACCGGTAATGCTAGCAAGGAGTCAGATGTCTATAGTTTTGGAATTGTCGCTTTAGAGATTGCTTGCGGAAGAAAACCAATCAAGACCATTGCCCCTCAAGATCAAGTAGTCTTGGTGGAGTGGGTTTGGCAGCTCTATGGAATAGGAAAGGTAATTGAAGCAGCTGACCCAAGGCTGGATGGAGATTTTGATGAGCAGCAAATGGAGCGTTTGATGATTGTTGGGCTTTGGTGCGCTCACCCTGATCGAAACCTTAGGCCTTCAATAAGGGAAACAATTCATGTTCTCAATTTTGAGACTACATTGCCTATTCTCCCATTAACTATGCCGGGGCCAACACATCCTGCTCTACCAGTGAATAGACATGCAATGTCACTCTCTATTCCTAATGTTTCTACTAACTATGTGGAAGGACGGTAG